The window CCCTGTCCTGTATTAGACAAAAGCCAGGCACTGTAAGGGCTATGACCGAATATATGCTTTAAGAATAAAACGTAGATTGTGCCAATTGACAGGTGCAGCTGAGAAAAGCTGTTGGCACAATTATCCTAAAATAATGGATAAGCCAAAAtccattttcctctatttttggGATATATTATTAAGCATAGATTTTCCTTCTTAATTGTATTGAGTCTAATATTAAAATGATACTTCTGTAACATAGAGGAAAAAACATGGGAAGCATTCAAAACCAAGAGTTCTAATAATGGCTGGTGagtcagttttctcacctataaaatgaagaaattcaacAGATCATTTTAACATTCCATAAAGTTTCCTAATTTCCTGGGCCCCCACGGACTGCAGTGGGAACAGCCAAAGAAGGCCATACGGGGCTAGAAACCAGTGTCCTAAATCCGGGATCTGGTACTTGGGCTGAAGACCCACCTTTGCATCATCGCCCCTTTGGCACCAACCATAATGGTAAGAACTGGAAGAAGGGTTTGCACATGTGGTAAACCCAACCCCCCAGGATGGAGTGTTTGGTGTTCACAGTAATCACTGCACCAGATAATGTATAAGGACTGTTTGCAAAACATCCTTAGTAAATCTGGGCCAGTTCAGTTAGGAAGTGACAGGTCCGTGACTGGACTCAATCTCCTGACTCCTCTGTGTGGGGCCTTCTGCCATCAGTCACCTCCAAACTCCAATTCCTTCTTTCATGTCAAAACTCAATGCCAGCATCTCCAGGCCAGCGTTCTCACCGCCACTTTGCTGAGTCCAGTGCTCCTGACTTAACGCTGGCCCAGGTGGGTGTAGGTGAGGCTTTGGCTGTGCTGCGGGCTCCCCTTCCTCTCCACACAGCCGTTGGACAGGGCACACACGTTTACCGGGCACACCACCCCCATTTGCTTGTGTCAGACTTGTCTCAGAACTGGGGAGTTGGGACAGAAAGCCCGCAGACCGACTGCTCAGTGAGGTCTGCAGCGTGAGCTTGGGGCCCCGGCTCTCTTCCCCAGAATTATTCACCTTCTGGGCTCTGGCTTATCCTCAAGGACACAAGGACTTGGTCTCTCCTCCTCTTGGTCAATTTGGACTCTATTTCACAGGCCCCAAACTGCTCCCAGACTTGACCACAAACCCCTAAAACGTCTCCTCTATTGAAGTGTGCTTCTCTCAATACAGCTCACTGAAATTTGCACGAATACCTACCTGTTGATTATTTTGCAGTTCTCAGATCTTTCAGATGCTTGttgcttttctgcttccttttacACAGTGGCTTGTGACTACATTAATTTTGTAACTGTTGGTGGGACCTGTCAGCTGGTATTGTTGTAGATGCTGCCTATGGGTTTCAGTTTTGCTATCCTAGTTGCTGTGTTTTTAAGGGGGGGTTTGGGGCGATTCATAAACTATGCCAGTATCATCACTATCTCTTCTCTTGTGTCCCTGTCTGAGAGCAAGGGAAACCTTCACAGCCACATCCTGATAGACTGCCCTACACACCTCATTAGCTAGAAGGATAGCACATGCCCCTGGTTACATAAACCCAGTGACAAGGAGGACGGTATTAAACCAGGATTAGCATCGAGATTCACTTCCTGGAATTAAAACAAGGGAAGAGCACAGAGGCCCATCCGTGGTGAGAAACTGAAGGGGGCTCTGCCTGAAAGGAAGGAATAAGACAGCAGCAGTGGACAGGGGAACGGGTCTGAGCATAACACTATCAAAAGCGCTATTTCTCAAAAGTGACAGCAATTCCCAGAAACGTATTTTACAATATTACCCTGTACACACACCTTCACGTAACTGGCAAGTTTCCTAAAACAATGCTTACTGTTGCTATGCAGGAAAAAGAAACGTAGTCAATTCCAAATagaattttattactatttaaataCAATATACAAAACACTGCCAAAAATTAAGTACAAAACCAAAATTTCACAAAGATTGTATTTAATGTGATGGGTGTGCTTGCCTGTTCATAAGTTCATTCCAGTCAGGGACACATGAAGATAAGGCTACACGCATGTCAGGTGCACTATTGagcctatttcttttctttgtctttaatcgcGTCAAGATTGAAAATCCTAGTTCACACAGATGGGTATTTGTGAATGGTAATAATAGCAATATACACTTTCTACTTAGTAACGGAAATTCATCTTTGATCTTAATCCAAAATGCTGATAAACTTAATGTCTTATAATAATTCCTCAGCGTGAATGATGAACTGAGCTGCAACAATTCATTCTCTTCTTCAGGCACCAAGTTTAACTCAATTATTGATTCTGGGGTTTGAAAGGCAAAGGGATCTTTCATCCAGACATTTTCCTTTACTGATTTAAATATCTCTTCTGGAAAGTAATGATTAAAGGTTTGAGACAAAGACGTGAGATGCAACAAtatctctaattttatttcttttaagcaGTCTTCATTAATAATGTTCTCTTCAATGTGTTGTAACAATGTTGGGAACATGTAGTAGCTAGGGCAGTTACTTTTAAGTCTTGTTTGCCACAACAATAATGTCTTTTGGAATCTTAGAATATGGTCAACATATTGAAATATATCATTGTTTTTCCCCTGTAGTTTCAAATTTAATTCATTAAGAATGCCAAAAATATCACTTAAATATGCCAATTTTGTTACCAAAATGTCATCTTCAAACATAGTTGCCAAATGAGATTGCTTTTCAATGAGGAAAGTGTAAATCTCATGCCTGAGTTCATATACTCTGCTCAATACTTTTCCTTGAGACAACCAACGAACTTCTGTGTAACACAGTAAGTGGGTATGGTTAACTCCAATCTCTGAACAAAGTATTTCAAGAAGTCGGCTGTTCAGTGAGCTtcctttaataaaattaacagttTTCACTGCATTTCTCAATACATCCATTAGACTTGGTGGAATTTCTTTGGATACCAAAGCTTCTCGATGAATAAAACAGTGATTCCAAAGAGCATTGTTATGGGTTGCTTCTAGCAATTTTTCAATAACTTTGCTATGTTTTCCAGTCATATTTGCTGCTCCATCACTGGAAATTCCCTTACAATTTTTCCAGTTTAATTTATATTGACCAACAATGCACTTTTCTAATTCAGTAAATAAATCTAATCCAGTTAtatgtgaatttaaatttaagcAACACAACAGATCCTCTATAAAATCATCTTGCCACACATATCTCACATAAACCAAGAGTGTCGGACAACTTGCATTATCAGTGCTCTCATCAAGTTGGATAGCAAAATCTATACCAGACTGTAGCCGTGTAATGAGCATTGTTTCTAAATGTTTTGCAATAGTACAGATTCGACGAGATATTGTATTATCACTAAGAGGTATCGTTCTTAATTTATCAGCTGATTTATCGTCAAAAATTGTACGTACCATATCCATACATGCTGGAAGAATAATTTTTTCAGCAGCTGTGTGAGCCATTTTCTCTTTTGCCACTCGATATGCAACTAAATATGATGATAATAAGGCTCTCTCATTCATAGTTGTGGAACGACTAGGAAATTGTGGGGATAACTctatcttatttctttctctttgaaaatggtcttcctcatcttcatcttcctcctccactTTCACTATCACTATGCCTTCCATCTCCTGAGTAGCCTGGAGAGACAGATCTGCAGTATCCCTTGATTCAGCAGTCATTATTTCAGGTTCAAGGGAACTGGCTCACTTGATCCAAATAGGGTCTGTTTGCAGGACTGTCCTTTCTGAGCTAGATATTTTATGAGATTGGTTTTTACAATCCTGTAGGGTAGAAAAATTTAATAGAAGTGTTAAAAAGTAACATTGTATTGCTATGCTGCCAACACCTCATGTAAGTATTCATGAAGACAATTCACTAAATCCAATGGTGTGACATGGTAAATGCTGAACAACTGTCATTTGTGTTAGCTGTGTGCCACGCAGATTTGATGCCTTACATAAACAGCTCATTTAATATCCATGGAAACCTAATAAAGTACACAAgcttattattcctattttacagatgaaaaagagaaGCTGAGAAAGATTAAATAACGTATAGTTTAGTAGAGCCAGTACTCAAACCCAAGTCTGAAGCCCAAGGCCCTAACTATGCTGCTACAGTGACATCTAGTCACTCTAAAAAGTGATCACCAAAGCAGAGTGTACAAGATGATCTGTAGGGAAAACTAGaacttgtatttatatttttaaaatgctgaaactcatttaatctttcctgATAAGCCCTAACTTTTGCTGCCATTTTATAGCATatattgcaaaagtaattgcggtttaaaaagttaaacataactgcaaaacccgcaattacttttgcaccaacctaatatattccgTCATCATTTGTTGCCCTTCTTATATTCATCTTCCAACTATcatattttctttgctcatttcctttcatttttaatgatatattttctgaaaattccaTTCTGTTTCAGGTATTTTAAGATTGAGGaaaatgaattttgatttttgacaCCTGGGTTAAAGTTTTAAAGGTGGGGAAGGGGGCATAACATCCCCAGAGGCCTTCCCCCACGTGACGGTATTTATCAAAATGAAGGGACTCCAAGGAGGTGAAACTCAAAAGATGCAGAGATGAGGGCAGGAGCATAGTCATGCCTCTCCAACCTGGACAGGCCCACCTGGATGTTTCCTGCTCACATTCTGGGCAAACAGCTGTAGAAagactaggttttattttatatttcttgaatgatCCTAGCACCCAGTCATCTTTTGACTTTAGACTCGTTAACTGTTTCTATCACTGTTTGGTCTGCAATATTTTGATAGCTTTTAcgctgaaatttaatttttaatgctttcatgCCTTATCTCAACTAGATTAACTCCTCAAGAATAAAGACTGTCTTTTGCTTTCATGGTTGCCCTTAAGTCACTTACTGTTCCTTCCAACccacaggcatttaaaaaatatttgttttaaggaatACAATGTCAACATTTTCTGCCCATTTGTACAAAGTTCAACAAATTCATTATAGGCCTGGTATTTCGGTACTTAGAAGGGCATGTCATTTATAAATGAACAGATTTCAGTACATTGCGACTGTCGGGTTATTTATGAAACATCTGAGtaagaatgggagaaatattaaTGGCAGCGGGTTTAAAACGCAGAAAAAATTATGTGTCAATTGGgtaagtttcttatatatttcctGTTACACTGTGTAACCAACCTATTTCTCCAGCAAACAATAAGGTTTCATTGATCTGCTTTCAGTATATTCTccacaattcatttattcatgatcTCTTTAGCACTGGCCTGTGTTTTCTTATACCTCTCTCTCCACAATGAAAGTATCTTTCTGTATCGTGGTGGTACTGCAGGAAATGGAGATGGGGCATCAGGTTTGGCCTAGCTGGATTTTTCAGTTTATATCACTCTATCAATGAATTTTTAAGTTGGAAGGGCCCTTTGAGATAAGCtagtttattttacttaggaCAAAATTGAGACTTGGTGGTGTTTTGTCCAAGACCATCCTTGTAGTCAGTGGCAGAGAGCACTGGTAATTAGTCTCCTAACGGCCCAACACACTTTCCACTACACCACCACAAACTCCCTTCACTAAACACCGCACCAAGTCAAACTCAGCTCCCACAACTGAAAAATCCAACTAATGTCTGaaatcatacattaaaaaaaattcagaaagttcAGAAACTTAAAGGAAAAGGGTGAATATATAATCTTACTGCATCCAAATCACAATATTCACGAGGCTTCAAACACTCTTTAATCACCACCATTAATAGTGGTGGGTTTGGGGGTGAGCAGATGATCTGTAAA is drawn from Rhinolophus ferrumequinum isolate MPI-CBG mRhiFer1 chromosome 7, mRhiFer1_v1.p, whole genome shotgun sequence and contains these coding sequences:
- the FAM200A gene encoding protein FAM200A, translating into MTAESRDTADLSLQATQEMEGIVIVKVEEEDEDEEDHFQRERNKIELSPQFPSRSTTMNERALLSSYLVAYRVAKEKMAHTAAEKIILPACMDMVRTIFDDKSADKLRTIPLSDNTISRRICTIAKHLETMLITRLQSGIDFAIQLDESTDNASCPTLLVYVRYVWQDDFIEDLLCCLNLNSHITGLDLFTELEKCIVGQYKLNWKNCKGISSDGAANMTGKHSKVIEKLLEATHNNALWNHCFIHREALVSKEIPPSLMDVLRNAVKTVNFIKGSSLNSRLLEILCSEIGVNHTHLLCYTEVRWLSQGKVLSRVYELRHEIYTFLIEKQSHLATMFEDDILVTKLAYLSDIFGILNELNLKLQGKNNDIFQYVDHILRFQKTLLLWQTRLKSNCPSYYMFPTLLQHIEENIINEDCLKEIKLEILLHLTSLSQTFNHYFPEEIFKSVKENVWMKDPFAFQTPESIIELNLVPEEENELLQLSSSFTLRNYYKTLSLSAFWIKIKDEFPLLSRKCILLLLPFTNTHLCELGFSILTRLKTKKRNRLNSAPDMRVALSSCVPDWNELMNRQAHPSH